Genomic window (Zingiber officinale cultivar Zhangliang chromosome 2B, Zo_v1.1, whole genome shotgun sequence):
taattttactgAAAAATTGTTAGCTAAGGGAGAGGAAGgacttaaaaggaatatttttcacctaagtttaaaaggctaatttaTGGTCGACTTCGAAGGAtgactttagccacttttgaaacttagttgtttttagaaaaaatacttaactaaattttgaaaaaacttagctagattttaaagaatttttggagacaaattattttgaaaaaaaatttgaagtcttagcagaaatcttttgaaagccatgagttaaattttgcaagtaaagaaatatgctttttaatacttttagctaagtatagaatgaatttaataggtaacttagaaaagtattttagcaaaaatttataaaggtggctaagtttgagaaagtttgaaagttgttgtatgaatcacttagctaagccttttgcaaatattgaattttgaaaatgtagtttcagtgtaaaaaggtacttagcttaattaaaaaaacttaattttgaaaaaaataggagtaagaatttatgaatgttaggacgaagagggagtaactaaatatttaatttaggttgtttattcagttggtccttaagtccaagcatgagtcaagttaaattagatttCAAGTTATCCAATTTGTTTTGATAAGGTATCAAAGCcttaaagtacaagcatgcttaatcttagtatttccatttccttcaccaactgtctaacctttagctatttgctgattacctagagggcagcagctttcacttggttagtcaagttaagtcttttggtccagttagatttcaCTAAAGCTGGATGACTTAaactgattactgttaataaagtatttaacgcccagactcataatgatgcacagatataagcatactgGAGTCCATGCTATACCCTATgtatctcacgccgttctatgtttttcaaacacaagaaaggtatacctaggtgtttgtgagatgctctggcttacatctaggggaacatgatttctagggtagagcttAAACTaggtccaacttttgaaagtctagtaaaactggaatttttagaaacaatattttcctagaatttttaaaacattagATGAGTAGATTTAAAATGCAGAAAAAGTGGAGATTTGATTCGAAAATCAATGTCTACTCTACCCAGcacatacctatttgtcttcttagtgtactgaactcaagttcaggtaagggttttgtaaaaatgtcagctaggtttgatttggactcaatatagttgagtgcaatttcacctttagctacatgatcccttacaaagtggtgttttacctttatgtgtttagtcctagagtggtgaattgaattttttgttagattaattgagcttatattatcaattaagatttttgtattctaatcgataatcttttaaggtatgcatcatccacaaaagttgagaggcacactcCCTAGgactatgtattcagcttcagtggtggacagagcaacacaatgttactttctgcttgaccaacctactaggcactgacctaggatttggcagctaccacttgtactttttctgtctaatttgcacccggcatagtctgagtcagaataaccaaaaaggtcaaagatgctagttctagggtaccaaagtcctatattgagggtgcccttaatatacctaagtattcttttaacatatgttagatgtgattcttttgcacaagattggtatcttgcgcacataccaactgtaaatattatatctggttgacttgcagttaggtagagtaggcttcctattatacttctatagtactttgggtctactagttttccttctgggtcagagttaatgttgatgttagtggccattggggtatttatgatttttgaatttttcatgccaaattttttgattagttctttagcatatttagtttggtaaatatagatttcatctttagtttgtttaatttgtaaacctaagaaaaatttagttccccaaccatactcatttcaaattcatttttcattaatttaacgaattcttttagaaatttagagttagttgagccgaaaattatatcatcaacatagatttgggctatgaagatgtctttttctatagtttttacaaatagagttgaatctatgtgaccttggttaaagcctttggatgttaagtaattggataaccattcataccatgctctaggggcttgtttaagtccatataaggcctttttcaatttaaatacatgattagggtagtttaagtcctcaaatcctgggggttactttacatagacttcttccttaatgaacccatttaggaacgcggattttacatccatttggtataacctaaatcctttatgtgttgcataggctaataacatcctaatggattcgagtctagctactgatgcataggtttcgtcatagtctaaaccctcaacttgactaaatcctttggctactagtctagccttatttctaattatttcaccttgatcatccaacttgtttctaaatacccatttggtatctattattgacttatctaagggtttaggtacaagttgccagacttggtttctatcaaattgggccaactcttcttgcatagcaatgatccagtctggattaggtagggcttcttctatagtcttaggttcaattttagagataaGGGAAATCTGACTAAAGTttctataagaggatctagttctgactcctaggtttggatcacccaaaatttggtcaggtgggtgagaggtacttgctctagttggtcttatatttgagtcagaaattggttcctatggtttattagtgttgggatgaatttcatcgtcttcaataattcttggattaatgtcaacattttcatttaagttaggtagattattttcttcatcaaatattatattagttgtttcttcaacttttagggtattttggttatagactctataggccctactggttgtggagtaccctaaaaagattccttggtttgatttgggtgtaaattttcctaagtaatctttagtatttaaaatatggactttacatccaaaaacttttaaatagtttaggttgggaattttattataatacatttcataaggagttttattgtgaagtttgttaataagaattctattttgaatataatttgttgtatttatggcttcggcccaaaattgatgatttaagttatattcatttagcatggttctagtggtttcttgtagggttctatttttatgttCCACTAGAtcgttttgttggggggttctaggacatgaaaattcatgttggtatccattgattttacagaattgggtaaacctatgattttcaaatcccccccctatgatcacttcttattcttttaattttagtatctttttcattttctgttaacttgcaaaaattactaaattcttTAAAAGTTTCACCTTtggttttagaaattttacccaggagAACCTAGAGTGGTCAtcgattataactaagcaatactggtttttgcttagtgacttggctccatgtgaatcaaataggtcaaggtgaaggagctcaagtaaagagttagttctttttagattagttgatttgtgggttgacttggtttgttttccttgttaacaagcattacagattgagttttcaataaattttaatttggacaaacctttaactagaccattttgactcatttttgaaatgagtctggtgtgagtgtgacccaatcttttgtgccacaagtcagtttcctcttcttgtgttagaaaacactttattgaggcaGTGGATAGatcaattgagtacatattattttttctaagccccttaagtgtgatttctgagttttcaatatttttaactaaacaactagatttgtcaaaggtaactaagtatccactatcacacaattggcttatacttaaaagattaaaattgaagttttcaactaatagaacttttcgaataataaaattggaactaagttcgatgttacctcttccgattaccttaagtttgtcgtcgttgccgaatgcaacagaccctaaattctttagtttgagctttgtgaactttagtttatctccagtcatgtgtctagagCATTCACTGTCtaacatccactgatccaattctttatgttcctacacataaattgtttgaattagactctgtttgatgaaaagaaagtgaagtgattaagtttgagtttgtaTTTGTTGAAACAAAGGTCTAACTTtcggtaatttttattttttgtcatTTGAAGAAGTTTatgattaattaagttttgagaggttattaatttctattaattAGGTTTTTAGATTAActattaaaagttaatttaattttgagaaataatatataatttaagttaattaattttgaaaaaataattttaagttaattaatttgaaaaattaattttaagttaattaattttgaaaaaataattttaagttaattaatttgaaaaattaattttaagttaattaattttggaaaaataattttaattaatttttaaaaataattttaattaattttgaaaaataattttaagttgaaaaaataattttaagttaattaatttgaaaaataattttaagttgaaaaaataattttaagttaattaatttaaaaaatgaatttaagttaattaattattgaattaattaaaaataatttgaattaaatattttttttttataatccttagtcatctcacccgatctaaattttcaatcaggtaatcttataattgttgtgagatgaattaggtttaattttagggtttaatttaactttgtgttagatttaggtttagttttgggttcaacaagcaggcattctttggataaacttctgggctatggtgagtcacaaggacatcattaaagtaaccatgccttcgaggttttccaaatagtcctacccattgaacttagtacaaaaccttggtctaattggttagaatccataaagggtagcttcggtcagttccacttagccaaatgcaccaggtcgaagccatatcttcctagacatgcgatgactaagcttccccaacgtactatcatccaatacttcaccagtaccgtgggtcaagttaagcctagccctttttattctaaccctatttaccctaccgggtaggtaaagttcggttaccctgtcgggtagattaagttgggttacctagtcgggtagtttagttgggggtgccagctattctggatcctccttctatttttatttgatttaagttgattattaattttgaattaatttcgaattgaattttgaatttaattttgaaaattttttaaattgaatttcaattttttaatagaattttgaattatgaatttttaatttaattttaaatttttaatttaatttttaatttttaatttttaatttaatttcaattttttttaaaattgaatttttaatttaatttcaaatttttaatagaattttgaattttgaattatgaatttttaatttttaatttaatttagaatttttaattgaattttgaatttttaatttaatttcaaatttttaattgaattttgaatttttaatttttaatttaatttcaaatttttgaattttgaattttgaatttaatttcgaatttttaattaaattttgaattatgaatttttaattgaattttgaatttaatttcaaattttgattaatatcgtttttgtttttgctccccctggatcatagcctcgatatggtctatcgaggtagtgtatttaaTCCTTTGGGATCCAATATTGGCCAAGTCcgacttgattaatcaatttggacttggggacccatgcttggactgtttttctatttgctttttgtacaagagataaataagatttgtattttttctttggtttaaatcctagaccagttctattgtaaacggctctttgtgtcccaagaattaggtcaagattcttggaacctaaagaaaaccgttttagtgttttctccagatccttgacttgagttttcaggctggaattctcttcttcaagtttgtggacttgagttgagtttccagtctgaactggttcaatcaaagattcggagttagtcacttctttaaggacttctacttcctttagaagtgacttaactctaaggtttgatttagctaacttttgcaataaataattaactagattattaagtctagaaatactcacagcggggtctggcccttcggaaacggatacagatctgtggcttcgctcagactcggcctccgactcactctcgctctcggacacgtcGATCTAGTCCtgagccatcagtgcgaggagactcgtctgatcgagtttgtcgtcggtatcttcttctgaggattcgtcccatgtcgccttcagggccttcttctttcgcttctttgcatccttcagacttgggcagttggccttgatgtgccccttctggttgcacccttAGCAGATAACCTCGAACTTACCCTTCGAActcggttgaacctccttggattgtactgccttctttagatctctcttgttgaagcccttcttcttcttgtagagcttctttacgaggttcacgagctcggttgttaattcatcgtcttcatcgtctgagtcgggttcttcttccgactccggttcagttcttcgtcgtgatctcggttcgcgtgttcgactggtacctgcaaccaaagcaacccccttctcggttggctgtgcattagtctgctcgtgaagttcgaattccgaaaacaattcatctaatttaatacaagatagatccttagagactttgtaggcatctaccattgatgcccacaatgtactccttggaaacgagttaagagcgtaccttatgatatccttattttctaccttctgcccgatttcgtggagggagttgaggatgtttTGAATTCTTACGTGCAGTgaactcgccgtctcaccttcctgcatctttagattatacaatttattaagcaacaagtcacgtttacttacttttgtgtcggaggttccctcgtggagttcgatcagcttctcccagagctcctttgctgatgtgaATGGGCCAACtcgattgagctcctccttggtcagtccgcactggagggtgtaggtcgctttggcatcagcttccaccttcttgattatggtcggttcccatttttcgtagggtgtcggcttgccgtcttcgtcggatgggagttgtagtccagtcttgacgatcatccaagtCTCAAACTAGGTTTTGAGGAATGTTTCCATTtgccccttccagtacccgaagtcttctccggtgaagagcgggggacgaacagtgctataaccctcttgatgggccatttgaaCTTCAGCACGACAAAAACAACgaaaatctgttccaagactaagtcttggattagtagtacgggaataatttaaaagaaaacgtacttgagtggtgttgcaccaacttcgagcaaaaatcgattcgagaaaagaattagaatatagctataaagctaaattctaattgactccaaaaaaatctgaaaataccacgaaaatttattttgaaaggtggttgcaccgattcaaaatgaccacgctctgataccaattgttggattcaatgcgctagagggggggtgaatagcgctcgtggctttcacaatcaATTTCGAAATTGTaaaagtaaatgcagcggaaaagaaataacacaaacacagaagacacgaggagttacttcgttcggagcctatctcgactcctactcgaaggcccgcggtcgttgactgctttcggtgggcaacaactatatagcacaaatctttacaagtagatgagtacaagtatgagcttaaaaagaaagattatatCGACAAAATACAATATATTAAGAGTGGTCGCTGATTGTCGGGGCAGGGCATTGTTGAAGTGTACGGAGCAGCACACTAAAGCGCAGGAGATCTTCTGTTCAAGAGTTGTCTctaagctgcacctcgaggcctccttttatagctctgcaaagtctgatccagatccccaagcttcgggatcaagtttgacccgacgcggatcggtcaaccgatccctaggttcggtcgaccgatcaggcgatccctcctatctgatccgcccgatcttctcgctccgcttcgatccggtcaaactccatccgaggttcggtcgaccgataaataggttcgatcgaccgataagcTCTGACTCATCCCAGTccgcctgatccagtcgacacccaacccaggtttggtcgaccgatcccaaggttcggtcgaccaatcccctggtcgagcccggtccaacctctggagatctgatatGCTAGtatcccggtcacttctaactcttcacaaaaaggttagtctcctgcaaaacagatttagaacacaatagataatatgtaaacaaatgaattgacaaccttcggactgttcgggtctgacttcgggttttcgaccggaaaccctaggtcgactcgatgcctactgttccctctacggggaacacgtcctcacctactccactcaggagatttacctgttgctagtgcgatcctccagatcgactggacttttgcttggcgcttgatgcctccggactttctgctggacgcccgcttcccgacccgtccagtcttccacctggttcgcgacaccaggactttccacctagggttaccccctcccctaggacttttgcctaaagcactcgacccaccaagactttccgcatagggttaccaccccctatgacctagggttaccaccccctagggttttcaccttgcctaaccacagttagggcttttgcctaagtacacttaggactttcctgcaatctcattcaaactgttagatcaccacacaaccttaactttgaatcctttgccattatcaaaacttaggtttgatcgtcggatgcttcccgcaccaacagaatcaAAGTCGACTTTATTTAGCATCACCCAAAGAGAATAAAGCTCCACCTTCCTAACCACTCCATCACTCtcaccttgaccaaagattattTTGCTCATCACACGGTGAAGGTATCTAAAAGTAGGTTTTTGCATGCATGATGTCTttgctctagagggttcataagggttCTTTGATCCTGTGATTGAAGCCCAAAATCCATTCCAGTCTATAGTACCATCAAATCCACGGGCACCTCCAGTAGGTAAACCAAAACaaatattaaaatcactaaacgCCCACCGAATTTCTTTGTTCATCAACCTAAAAGTTATGATCCTAATgtagtcatcctcagaagaaaatttaacatcaattgaacttaaaaattccaggACTAGGCGGGGGTAAGTCGGTAGACGTATGTACATCATGTCATGCCAATCAAAGGAGCTAATCATCCAATCCACGTCATTCCTAATCCCTAACATACCCATGGTAGTTggatccatatatctagtgcaCACAATTTTCCTAACAACAagaatatcatatctagctttatgCTCTtgctttctaaaaataatattaaattcgtTGTCGTTACGTTCGTCGCTTGCCACCCTTCTGCCTTTGCCTTTGGATGAAGAAGCATTTCCCTTGCCTTTGTCTCCTCCCGGTGCATCTCCTTCGCCAGCTCCAACGCTTCCTCTTCAGAGTCTCTTCAGGATTTGAGACATGATATGCGAATTTGAGGATGTTCTTGTGGGTGAATGCGGATCTTGAAGATAGAGGAGGAGAGAGAAGAAGGATAGGGGAATTGTTCCTCTCTTTTCGAATTTGGGGCTTGAAGAAAACTTAAATATAGATCTAGATCTCAGTAAAGATGAGTTTTAGATGTAGGTAATGAAGGttgatgaggtgtagtggggAAGAAAAGGTTTATTGGAGAGAAAGAGATGGGAAGTAGGGTTATTTAGAGTGGTTGGCGGCGCACACGGGTAGGGCATGACTGTGTCGTAAAGACACGGCCTGGTTGATGGGGTCGCCGTGTCTTGTTCCTTCTCTGCAAAGGTCACACGGTCATGTGGGTTCACACGGCCTGTGACCTTTCCTCCTCTGTCAActtcgcacgaccgtgtgaagtcaCACGATAGACTCCTTTACGCGCGTAGTgtctctctctctcctcctttTTGACCCCTCCGACGCTCCCACACTCATGAAATGATCACGGCCAGCTCATGGAGGCTAACGGACACCCTGAAAATAAAGATCCAAGAATAAAAATACTTGATTGAACTAAACTAGAATGACAGGTGGATAACGAATTGAAACGAAATCcttgggttgtctcccaagaagcgcttgttttaggtctttagctcggcCCCGTATCAATTAATGTGGACTAAACCTATGGAAGCacggctctcctcctagggttaatgctctaGTTTACGCCTTCAGTTTCACTCATGCAGGACAAATGCACTTTTTATTGCTTGTTGGGGGCGACCTCTCAAGTTTTGCCGAATCATGCATCATGTCCGGCGGCCTCCCATGGAAACTACATTCCTCAGCTTTGTGTACATTCGACTTGCTGGCATTTTCCTGAAAAGAAGAGATGCAATTAGGAGAATCAGATAAATCGAATTCTAACCTTTCTTTACCGATCTCCAAGGATAATTTGTGATGCTTTACATCGATGAGGGCTCCAGCGGTGGCAAGTAATGGTCTTCCTAGGATGATTGggatcttgggatcctcctccatatccaggacaacaaaatctgtgggaacgATGCATCCACCTATCTCTACTGGCACGTATTCCACTATACCCAttggtatctacatgaatggtcagccaattatagtgtcatagtagtaagtttgaTGTTCTGGAGTCCTAGTTTCTTGCATAACGAGTATGGAAGTAGGCTGACACTCGCTCCTAAGTCATAGAAAGCCTTGTGTATAAGCTCAGAGCCGATCTTACACGGTATAGAAAAACTTCCTAGATCTTGGAGCTTCGGAAGAGTGTCTGCCGTGAGAAGAGCCATGCACTTCTCTGTCAATGCTACAGTCTCGAAGTCGCCCTTCTGTCTTCTGTTAGAAAGAATACCTTTTAAAAATTTGGCGAACTTCAACATTTGGTGCTGTGCATCTATTAGAGGTACttcaatgcagatttctttaatctTCTTTAGAAATCGGTGGAACTCTTCAACTTTTTGGGATGTTATTAACTTTTGAGGGAAAGGAATCGTCTGACTTTGTGGGGGAAGCGGAAGGGTCCCTTTAACCTTCTTGGTAATCTCTTCCCTATCCTTGTTCTGGACTAAAGTAGGCATGAGAGGTGATAGCTCTTCTTCTGAATCAATTCCTTTCTGAGCATCCATTTGAGGATCTCCCAAAGTCCATCCGCTCCTCAGCTCAATACGATTGCAATGTTCCACCGGGTTTATGTTGGGCTTTCCCAGAAATGCTCCAGGTGCTCTTGAAAAGGACCGGGCTATCTGAGCGATTTGGCTATCTTGCatattttgatgcttttcagaattcttCATTATTTGATTCAATTGTTTGAtttcattcttcatctctttttgctccaagagagcttcttcaagtatcttttcaattctggacagttatgaaggttgttgttgttgataagtCTGTGGTCCAGATTGGTGGTTTTGTTGCCCAGGTTGGTAGCTTGGCTTTGCTGGTTCTTGATCTTGATCTCCCTGATAAGAAAAATTTGGGTGGTTCCTtcacccagggttgtatgtgttggagtagggATTGTTTTACCTTTGGTTATAACCGACTATCGCATCGCATTGTTCAAGTTGATGTATTTGTGCTTATATTGGCCCgagggggcaagtatcttgagcatgatccgaacttccacaagtttcacacACACACACTATTGCATTGGCTGTGTTGTTCCCCATGGTCTCAAGCTTCTTGGTCAGAGCATCTAGCTTTGCTAGCATAAGcatgactgcatctacatcaaattttcctgatacCTTTATTGGATTCCCAGAAAAGGAACCTCTAGATCTTTCGGTTGCCCACTGATGATAGTTCTGGGCCACATTCTCTATTATGTCTTCAACTTCATTAAGACTCTTGTTCATCAACGCCCCTCCTACTGTAGAATCGAGGGACACCTTCGTGTGATaattgattccattgtagaacgTGTGTAGCACCAACCACTTCTTGAGGCCATGATGGGGCACTGTCTCAGcatactcttgaatctgtcccatgctTCGAATAACAATTCTGAGTCTGCctgtttgaagcttgcaattaaattcttCATGTGTGCAGTTTTACTTGGCGGGTAAAATTTGTCCAgaaatttctgctcacactgctcccaagatgtAATGTTGTTTGCCGGTAAAGAATTaagccactgcttggctctgtctttcagggaAAATCCAAAAAGAAGTAATCGTACTATTTCCCGAGGGACCCCGTTCACGTTCATAATACTacaaatctcatagaaaagctccaagtgatgatttggatcatcgtgcggtcatcctccaaattgattttgctgaaCCATATAGATCACTGCagacttgatttcaaaattgttagctTCAATTGGTGGTTGGGTGATGCTAGACTGAAGCCCTCGTGCATAAGGTGTTGCGTAGTCCTTCAAAAGCTTGTCAGCCGTTTCTGAAGTTTCTTATTTTGCTTGGAGTTTTTGCAAGTTTCTTCTCCTCATGAAAGTTCTATTATTTTCTAAATCGAACGACAAAAGTTttcctgaaagattagctcttcacATGCACAAGTATATATAAAAGAATATTGAATAATCCAAGTGCAGAATAAAAGAAAgagtttttatatatatatatatatatatatatatatatatatatatatatatatatatatatatatatatatatatatatatattataaaaatgcAAAAAAGTAGagtgaaataaaaaaaacaaggtctagtctaatccaatatgattatCACTAATGTTATAAGTGCAGTCCCCGGCAATGGCGTCAAAAACTTGTTTCGCTTCCACAAGTGCACGGATACGTCgttagtaataaaagattatcgatcccacaagaACTTGTtatataagcactagtgattgtTCACGTAAAATTAGCTAAACTCCCGATGATTGTAAGTGAATTGTTTCTTGAGAAGAAAAGAACTTGGGAAGTAGATGTGAGAATTGGCAAGAGAAAGAGAGTTTTACTTGATTTGGGAAGAGCTCTAGGAGTTCGATTTCGTTGTGGTGGTAACTAATATATCATGTTCTAtcctttcctcattgtcaatcaacatgtaCTCATTGAAAGTTATAGTTACTACTCGtaagcactaaacagagaagatctctgtgaaatcctgttacggttaatcCCTGTCACTAGTgcgtctcggtagatcacaagaatgcaaaCTTGGtcggtatcattaaggatagagatagaGGGTTGGTTTGATTTCTTATTTCCTTGTGGAGGAATTACCT
Coding sequences:
- the LOC122048413 gene encoding uncharacterized protein LOC122048413 is translated as MKNEIKQLNQIMKNSEKHQNMQDSQIAQIARSFSRAPGAFLGKPNINPVEHCNRIELRSGWTLGDPQMDAQKGIDSEEELSPLMPTLVQNKDREEITKKVKGTLPLPPQSQTIPFPQKLITSQKVEEFHRFLKKIKEICIEVPLIDAQHQMLKFAKFLKGILSNRRQKGDFETVALTEKCMALLTADTLPKLQDLGSFSIPCKIGSELIHKAFYDLGASIPMGIVEYVPVEIGGCIVPTDFVVLDMEEDPKIPIILGRPLLATAGALIDENASKSNVHKAEECSFHGRPPDMMHDSAKLERSPPTSNKKCICPA